Proteins co-encoded in one Chrysemys picta bellii isolate R12L10 chromosome 13, ASM1138683v2, whole genome shotgun sequence genomic window:
- the LOC101953389 gene encoding olfactory receptor 5AR1-like, with protein MDFLQMMGRENSTLVTEFILLGLASKPEEQLILFGVFTVIYLVALIGNMLILLLVSLDSRLHTPMYFFLGNLSVVDIGYISSTVPKMLANYLSRDMSISWAGCLSQMFFFISFGGIECLILGVMAYDRYVAICHPLHYCTFMRRRVCALLAAAAWAIGLANSAVHSCLMSILSFCRVNILRHFFCDIPPLLQLSCSDTQVNQAATFALGGGLVSSSLLGTLVSYVYIALAILRIRTREGRLKAFSTCTSHLTVVSLYFGTILFTYLRPNSTYSQDQDRALPVLYGIIIPMLNPIIYSLRNKEVKGSLRKVLGRS; from the coding sequence ATGGACTTCCTCCAGATGAtggggagggaaaacagcaccTTGGTGACCGAATTCATCCTCCTAGGTCTCGCCAGCAAACCAGAGGAGCAGCTCATCCTCTTTGGGGTCTTCACAGTCATTTACCTGGTGGCCCTGATTGGCAATATGCTCATCTTACTGCTGGTCAGCCTGGACTCTCGGCTCCACACGCCCATGTACTTCTTTCTGGGCAACCTCTCGGTGGTGGACATTGGCTACATCAGCTCCACTGTGCCCAAGATGCTGGCCAATTACCTGTCTCGAGACATGTCCATCTCATGGGCCGGTTGTCTCTCCCAGATGTTCTTCTTCATCTCCTTTGGTGGGATCGAGTGCCTGATTCTAGGGGTCATGGCCTACGaccgctatgtggccatctgtcACCCGCTGCACTACTGTACATTCATGAGACGACGGGTGTGTGCCCTGCTGGCTGCAGCTGCCTGGGCCATAGGCTTGGCCAACTCAGCCGTGCACTCATGCTTGATGTCCATCCTATCCTTCTGCCGGGTCAACATCCTCCGCCACTTCTTCTGTGATATCCCCCCACTCTTACAGCTCTCCTGCTCTGACACACAGGTCAACCAGGCTGCCACCTTTGCCTTGGGTGGTGGCCTTGTCTCGAGTTCTTTGCTGGGGACACTGGTGTCCTATGTGTACATCGCACTGGCCATCCTTAGGATCCGCACGAGGGAAGGGCGCCTcaaggccttctccacctgcacctcccacctgacCGTGGTCAGCCTCTACTTTGGCACCATCCTCTTCACCTACCTCCGCCCCAACTCTACCTACTCACAGGACCAGGACCGGGCACTGCCCGTGCTCTATGGCATCATCATCCCCATGCtcaaccccatcatctacagcctgaggaataAGGAGGTGAAAGGCTCACTCCGAAAAGTTTTGGGCAGGAGCTAG